ATTTTCTATTTGCCTTTGTCTTTTCTTCGTTCCATTTCCACTATCCCTTATCCAATAATCGTTTTTGTATATGTTTTGGAAAAATATAAATATTATAGCTGCTATAGAAATATTATGGAAAATACAACAACTATACAGGTGGAGAGAGAAATAAAAGAGGTGCTCAAAAAAATGGGAAGGAAGGGGGATACATATAACGAAATCATTAAAAGATTGATTGAAAAAGCAGAATATATTGAATTTATGGGAGAGCAGTATGTGGTTTTAGATAATGAAAAAGAATGGACTCCTATAGATGAGTTATAATGAGGGAAATTCTTTTGTCAACTCCTGCGAGAAAGCAGTATAGCAATCTTGAAGGAGAACCGAAAAGCAGGATAAAAACCGCTTTAAAGGATATCGCCGCCGGAAATGAAAAAAGAGATGTTAAAAAATTGAAGGGTTTGAAGGGAAGGAAAGATTTGTACAGGCTAAGAGTGGGTGACTACAGGGTAATATATTATGAAGATGCTGAATGCATTAAAGTCACTCAGATTATTCATAGAAGCAAGGGGTACGATTGGTTATAAATTCATTCCTCTACCAATTCATGTACATCCTGCACTTTGCTCAAATCAGTTGTAAAGAATTGTTTGTTTTTATCTTTTCCTTGCCCCAGTCCCACCATTTTATATCAAGCAACTGCTTCCTTATGTGCTCTGGAAAACGCCATTTTAACTGTTTTAACCAGAAGTGGTTAAATATTCTAACGGGTTTTAGAAAGTAATGCCAATAACAATATCCAAAAAAGATATAAAAATGTTCGAAAAACTTAAGTTATTATCAGAAATATCTCCAATCAAGGGAAGACTAAGATCTTTTGAGAGAGAACATGGATGTGATTTCAAAACTTTTGAAGAAAAAGTAAAAGAAGGAAAAGAAGATTTTGGGAAATGGGATGATTACATTGAATGGAAAGCATACTGGGAAATCTTAAAGGAACT
The DNA window shown above is from Candidatus Thermoplasmatota archaeon and carries:
- a CDS encoding type II toxin-antitoxin system RelE/ParE family toxin — protein: MREILLSTPARKQYSNLEGEPKSRIKTALKDIAAGNEKRDVKKLKGLKGRKDLYRLRVGDYRVIYYEDAECIKVTQIIHRSKGYDWL